A section of the Deinococcus taeanensis genome encodes:
- a CDS encoding GMC family oxidoreductase — protein MTTDDRGAAGRADFIVVGAGSGGCVAARRLLDAGAKVLLLEAGGPDTHPLIRAPGAFNRLFRTHLDWNLSTVPQARAAGRAFYWPRGKVLGGSSAINATIWIRGSKRDFDGWGDGWTWADVLPEFRALETYRGPAGGTRGDRGPMPAGARAESHPLSHAFVASAALGLGLPVVETFNDGRLDGAGLLESNHLNGERFSAFRAFLKPVLTHPNLTVLTGAHVLELLWNGTRAAGVRLRWRGRTLDAPAGGVILTAGAVQTPQLLMLSGVGPRAELQRHGIPVRVALPGVGAGLQDHLAVPVITRSRVQSLDRVPQGAALAQYVWSRRGPLSSNVAEAAAFSHARSGLNAATDDPDIQFHFGPAYFRDHGFVTEPGNHFSIGPVLVDVHSRGRLTLASRDPLAAPVIDPAYLTDERDLQSLVGGVRQAREIAATAPLSTLRGAEVLPGEGLRSDAALRQHVARECATLYHPVGTAALGDGEEAVVSRALQVQGTQGLWVGDASVMPRILHANTNATTLMIGARAAGFALAGA, from the coding sequence ATGACAACGGATGACCGGGGCGCGGCGGGCCGCGCGGATTTCATTGTGGTGGGGGCCGGCTCGGGCGGGTGTGTCGCGGCGCGGCGCCTGCTGGACGCCGGAGCGAAGGTGCTGCTGCTCGAGGCGGGCGGCCCGGACACGCACCCGCTGATCCGCGCGCCCGGCGCGTTCAACCGGCTGTTCCGCACGCACCTGGACTGGAATCTCAGCACGGTCCCGCAGGCGCGCGCCGCCGGCCGGGCGTTCTACTGGCCCCGCGGGAAGGTGCTGGGCGGCAGCAGCGCCATCAACGCCACCATCTGGATCCGCGGGTCGAAACGCGATTTCGACGGGTGGGGCGACGGGTGGACGTGGGCGGACGTGCTGCCGGAATTCCGGGCCCTGGAAACGTACCGCGGTCCCGCCGGAGGCACGCGCGGAGACCGGGGGCCCATGCCGGCCGGAGCGCGCGCCGAGTCCCATCCCCTCAGCCACGCGTTCGTCGCGTCTGCCGCGCTGGGCCTGGGCCTCCCGGTGGTAGAGACCTTCAACGACGGCCGTCTGGACGGCGCGGGCCTGCTGGAGAGCAATCACCTGAACGGGGAGCGCTTCAGTGCCTTCCGGGCGTTCCTCAAGCCGGTCCTGACCCACCCGAACCTGACGGTCCTGACGGGCGCCCACGTGCTGGAACTGCTGTGGAACGGCACGCGGGCGGCAGGCGTGCGGCTGCGCTGGCGGGGCCGCACGCTGGACGCTCCGGCCGGAGGGGTGATTCTCACGGCAGGCGCCGTGCAGACCCCGCAACTCCTGATGCTCTCGGGGGTGGGGCCGCGCGCGGAATTGCAGCGGCACGGCATTCCAGTCCGGGTGGCGCTTCCCGGGGTCGGCGCGGGCCTGCAGGATCACCTGGCGGTCCCGGTGATTACGCGCTCGCGCGTGCAGTCCCTGGACCGCGTGCCGCAGGGCGCGGCGCTGGCGCAGTACGTGTGGAGCCGCCGCGGCCCGCTGAGCAGCAACGTCGCGGAGGCCGCGGCGTTCTCGCACGCACGGTCCGGGCTGAACGCGGCCACGGACGATCCGGACATTCAGTTTCACTTCGGGCCGGCGTACTTCCGGGACCACGGTTTCGTTACGGAGCCCGGCAATCACTTCTCGATCGGGCCGGTGCTCGTGGACGTGCACAGTCGCGGCCGGCTGACGCTGGCGTCACGGGACCCGCTGGCCGCTCCCGTGATTGACCCCGCATACCTGACGGACGAGCGTGACCTTCAGAGTCTGGTGGGGGGGGTGCGTCAGGCGCGGGAGATCGCAGCCACGGCGCCGCTTTCCACGCTGCGCGGCGCGGAGGTTCTGCCCGGCGAGGGACTGCGCAGTGACGCGGCCCTGCGGCAGCATGTCGCCCGCGAGTGCGCGACCCTGTACCACCCGGTGGGCACTGCGGCCCTCGGGGACGGGGAGGAGGCCGTGGTCAGCCGCGCGCTGCAGGTGCAGGGAACGCAGGGCCTGTGGGTGGGGGACGCGAGCGTGATGCCGCGCATTCTTCACGCGAACACGAACGCGACGACCCTGATGATCGGGGCGCGCGCCGCAGGTTTCGCTCTGGCTGGGGCCTAG
- the argJ gene encoding bifunctional glutamate N-acetyltransferase/amino-acid acetyltransferase ArgJ: protein MSLTFPQGFTAAAMAAGIKPSGRTDLSGVTSSSDCTWAFAGTRSTTAAACVTRNRALYAQGAPVRALLVNAGNANAATGARGAADNADMADAFGSVLNVAADAVLTASTGIIGHLLPMDRVLSGIEHLPDELDAGADAFASAIMTTDTRPKTAQVTLSSGARIVGTAKGSGMIHPDMATMFAFAFTDAQVDQAALRGAFPAIVNRTFNAVTVDGDTSTNDMAVVLANGQAGPVDLQEFLRALEAVMRDLARQIAADGEGATKLLTVQVSGARTEAEALAAARTCCVSPLLKSAVHGNDPNWGRVIMAVGRSGAGVNIEQLRVTVQGQPVFEGRPLPYDDAQVSASMKADEVVFTVDLGVGDARGEAWGCDLSAEYVSINADYTT from the coding sequence ATGAGCCTCACGTTTCCGCAGGGATTCACCGCCGCCGCCATGGCCGCCGGCATCAAGCCGAGCGGCCGGACCGACCTGAGCGGCGTCACGTCCAGCAGCGACTGCACCTGGGCGTTCGCGGGCACCCGCTCGACCACCGCGGCCGCCTGCGTGACCCGCAACCGCGCCCTGTACGCGCAGGGCGCGCCGGTGCGGGCGCTGCTGGTGAACGCCGGCAACGCCAACGCCGCCACCGGGGCGCGCGGCGCGGCCGACAACGCCGACATGGCCGACGCGTTCGGCAGCGTCCTGAACGTCGCCGCCGACGCCGTGCTGACCGCCAGCACCGGCATCATCGGTCACCTGCTGCCCATGGACCGCGTCCTGAGCGGCATCGAGCACCTGCCCGACGAACTGGATGCCGGTGCGGACGCTTTCGCGAGCGCCATCATGACGACCGACACGCGCCCCAAGACGGCGCAGGTCACGCTCAGCAGCGGCGCGCGCATCGTGGGCACCGCCAAAGGCAGCGGCATGATTCACCCGGACATGGCGACCATGTTCGCGTTCGCGTTCACGGACGCGCAGGTGGATCAGGCTGCGCTCCGCGGGGCGTTCCCGGCCATCGTGAACCGCACCTTCAACGCCGTGACCGTGGATGGAGACACCAGCACGAACGACATGGCGGTCGTGCTGGCCAACGGCCAGGCAGGCCCGGTGGACCTTCAGGAGTTCCTGCGCGCCCTGGAGGCCGTGATGCGCGACCTGGCCCGGCAGATCGCTGCGGACGGCGAGGGCGCCACGAAACTCCTGACCGTGCAGGTCAGCGGCGCCCGCACCGAGGCCGAGGCGCTGGCCGCCGCACGCACCTGCTGCGTGAGCCCGCTGCTCAAAAGCGCCGTGCACGGCAACGACCCGAACTGGGGCCGCGTGATCATGGCGGTCGGCCGCAGCGGCGCGGGCGTGAACATCGAACAGCTCCGCGTCACGGTGCAGGGCCAGCCGGTGTTCGAGGGCCGGCCCCTGCCCTACGACGACGCGCAGGTCAGTGCCAGCATGAAAGCCGACGAGGTGGTGTTCACCGTGGACCTGGGGGTCGGCGACGCGCGCGGCGAGGCGTGGGGCTGCGACCTGAGCGCCGAGTACGTCAGCATCAACGCCGACTACACCACCTGA
- a CDS encoding tryptophan-rich sensory protein translates to MTGMARQVTLVLATLLTLVMTYLSSALPLFGKSNKEVSDALPNAFTPAGLTFAVWGPIFVGLLIFAAYQALPAQRGPRLDRLFWPFLLGNMLNVSWLLAFQSLRVGLSVLVMLALLAALIWLYLTVRRLPPQGPERWTLAVPTSIYLAWISVATIANITAFLVGAGVTGGALGLSAPLWSALLVVIAAVIGVFFLVRFRDFPFALVLLWAFYGVYVARPDVATVTTGVGIAAALVMLGSLVALRGRRTAL, encoded by the coding sequence ATGACCGGAATGGCAAGACAGGTGACGCTGGTGCTCGCCACGCTCCTGACCCTGGTGATGACTTACCTCAGCAGCGCCCTGCCCCTGTTCGGAAAGTCCAACAAGGAGGTCAGCGACGCCCTCCCGAACGCCTTCACACCCGCTGGCCTCACCTTCGCCGTGTGGGGCCCGATTTTCGTGGGCCTGCTGATCTTCGCGGCGTACCAGGCGCTTCCGGCGCAGCGAGGTCCGCGCCTGGACCGGCTGTTCTGGCCGTTCCTGCTGGGCAACATGCTGAACGTGTCGTGGCTGCTGGCCTTTCAGAGCCTGCGTGTCGGGCTCAGCGTGCTGGTCATGCTGGCCCTTCTCGCCGCCCTGATCTGGCTGTACCTGACCGTCCGCCGCCTCCCCCCGCAGGGGCCGGAACGGTGGACGCTGGCGGTGCCCACCTCGATCTACCTCGCGTGGATCAGCGTGGCGACCATCGCCAATATCACGGCCTTTCTGGTGGGGGCCGGGGTGACCGGTGGCGCGCTGGGGCTCAGTGCGCCCCTGTGGTCGGCCCTGCTGGTGGTGATCGCCGCGGTGATCGGCGTGTTCTTCCTGGTCCGCTTCCGGGATTTCCCTTTCGCGCTGGTGCTGCTGTGGGCGTTCTACGGGGTGTATGTGGCCCGGCCCGACGTTGCCACGGTGACCACCGGGGTCGGCATTGCCGCCGCACTGGTGATGCTGGGCAGTCTGGTGGCCCTGCGTGGCCGCCGCACTGCTCTGTAG
- the ileS gene encoding isoleucine--tRNA ligase produces MTTEKTLPFSPVPPNPNFPAMEQDILTFWREGRVFERSLEQTRDGPVFTFYEGPPTANGQPGVHHVQARSFKDLFPRFRTMQGYFVPRKAGWDTHGLPVELGVERKLGLNSKREVEAYGIDRFNAECRTSVFEYEAEWRRFTERMGYWVDLDDAYMTLHKNYIESIWWSVKQLSEKGLLYKGFRVAPYCPKDGTTLSNAEVSEGYKDIQDPSVYVPFRLTDPQSLDLPDGAAFLVWTTTPWTLPYNVGVAIHPEFEYVAARDQDGNVLILAASLRAEVLGEDAEIVKTFRGTDLERVAYHPLFTEAYDAEGEGKPVWMSGLDTYVSDSDGTGIVHTAPAFGEDDMRLARNYGFPVIVGVDGEGKHRFGPWKGAFFRDANTEIVRDLRARGLMWREKNFLHAYPHCWRCGTPLMYYATESWYLNNTRLKDRLIELNQTIDWHPPHIRNGRYGGWLENLIDWNLSRSRYWGTPLPVWESEDGEARVIGSYAELAELSGRPELTGPDFDPHRPYVDDITFEQDGKTFRRVPYVMDVWYDSGAMPFAQHHYPFENKEKVEQGGFPADFIAEAIDQTRGWFNSLHQIGTMVFDSVAYKSVICSGHILDEKGAKMSKSKGNIVNPWDVFEQYGADAARWYMYVSAPPELSRRFGMNLVGEAFRSYFLTLWNTYSFFVLYANLDRPDLQAASPAHERPEVDRWLLAKVQALITTVTDRLETYDPTGASRALQDFVVEDLSNWYVRRNRRRFWSGDGQVDHNAYSTLHYALVTVTQLTAPFTPFLAETLYGNLVRSLVPDAPDSVHLTPWPTVDETLSAPVLVGEMDAVLRVVSLGRAVRGQTGLRQRQPLPKVMVRARTAEQTQALGRFAEQIKEELNVKAVELIDQFTELVSYQLRPNLPVLGKKFGKAVPQVRAALQAADPSEVARFVRDGKHFEVVAPTGERFELGPDEVLVDARSPEGFAAQEEAGYLVAFDTTLTRELELEGLARDLVRGVQDARKKAGFEVQDRIALHLDLSGDAREAAEAWQEYLMSETLAETLVFGTADGFEASLEGGRAFLQKLETVSHN; encoded by the coding sequence ATGACCACTGAGAAGACCCTTCCCTTTTCGCCTGTGCCGCCCAATCCGAACTTTCCCGCCATGGAACAGGACATCCTGACCTTCTGGCGTGAAGGCCGCGTCTTCGAACGTTCTCTGGAGCAGACCCGGGACGGTCCGGTGTTCACGTTCTACGAAGGTCCACCCACCGCCAACGGCCAGCCCGGCGTGCACCACGTGCAGGCCCGGTCCTTCAAGGATCTCTTCCCGCGTTTCCGCACCATGCAGGGCTACTTCGTGCCGCGCAAGGCCGGCTGGGACACCCACGGCCTGCCGGTGGAACTGGGCGTGGAGAGGAAACTTGGTCTGAACAGCAAGCGGGAGGTCGAGGCGTACGGGATCGACCGCTTCAACGCCGAGTGCCGCACCAGCGTGTTCGAATACGAAGCCGAGTGGCGCCGCTTCACCGAGCGCATGGGCTACTGGGTGGACCTGGACGACGCGTACATGACGCTGCACAAGAACTACATCGAGAGCATCTGGTGGAGCGTCAAGCAGCTCAGCGAGAAGGGTCTGCTGTACAAGGGCTTCCGCGTCGCGCCGTACTGCCCGAAGGACGGCACCACGCTCTCCAACGCGGAGGTCAGCGAGGGCTACAAGGACATCCAGGATCCCAGCGTGTACGTGCCCTTCCGCCTGACCGACCCGCAGAGTCTGGACCTCCCGGACGGCGCGGCGTTCCTGGTGTGGACCACCACGCCCTGGACCCTGCCGTACAACGTGGGCGTCGCCATTCACCCGGAGTTCGAGTACGTGGCGGCCAGGGATCAGGACGGGAACGTCCTGATCCTGGCGGCCAGTCTGCGCGCTGAGGTGCTGGGCGAGGACGCCGAGATCGTAAAAACGTTCCGCGGCACGGACCTGGAACGCGTGGCCTACCACCCGCTGTTTACCGAAGCGTACGACGCCGAGGGTGAAGGTAAGCCCGTGTGGATGAGCGGCCTGGATACCTACGTCAGCGACAGTGACGGCACCGGCATCGTGCACACGGCGCCCGCGTTCGGTGAGGACGACATGCGCCTCGCCCGGAACTACGGCTTCCCTGTGATCGTGGGCGTGGACGGCGAGGGCAAGCACCGCTTCGGACCGTGGAAGGGCGCGTTCTTCCGCGACGCGAACACCGAGATTGTCCGCGACCTGCGGGCCCGGGGTCTGATGTGGCGCGAAAAGAACTTCCTGCACGCCTACCCGCACTGCTGGCGCTGCGGCACACCGCTGATGTACTACGCCACCGAGTCGTGGTACCTGAACAACACCCGCCTGAAAGACCGCCTGATCGAACTGAACCAGACCATCGACTGGCATCCCCCGCACATCCGCAACGGCCGGTACGGCGGCTGGCTCGAGAACCTGATCGACTGGAACCTCAGCCGCAGCCGCTACTGGGGCACCCCGCTGCCCGTGTGGGAAAGTGAGGACGGCGAAGCCCGGGTGATCGGCAGTTACGCGGAACTGGCCGAGCTGAGCGGCCGCCCCGAACTGACCGGACCGGACTTCGATCCGCACCGGCCCTACGTGGACGACATAACCTTCGAACAGGACGGCAAGACGTTCCGGCGGGTGCCCTACGTGATGGACGTCTGGTACGACAGCGGCGCCATGCCCTTCGCGCAGCATCACTACCCGTTTGAGAACAAGGAGAAAGTCGAGCAGGGCGGCTTCCCCGCGGACTTCATCGCGGAAGCCATCGACCAGACGCGCGGCTGGTTCAACTCGCTGCACCAGATCGGCACGATGGTGTTTGACTCCGTGGCGTACAAGAGCGTCATCTGCTCCGGACACATCCTGGACGAGAAGGGCGCGAAGATGAGCAAGAGCAAGGGGAACATCGTGAACCCCTGGGACGTCTTCGAGCAGTACGGCGCCGACGCCGCGCGCTGGTACATGTACGTCTCCGCGCCGCCCGAACTGAGCCGCCGCTTCGGCATGAACCTGGTGGGTGAGGCGTTCCGTTCGTACTTCCTGACCCTGTGGAACACCTACTCGTTCTTCGTGCTGTACGCCAACCTGGACCGCCCGGACCTCCAGGCGGCCTCGCCCGCCCATGAGCGGCCCGAGGTGGACCGCTGGCTGCTGGCCAAGGTGCAGGCCCTGATCACCACCGTGACCGACCGCCTGGAAACCTACGATCCGACCGGGGCGAGCCGCGCCCTGCAGGACTTCGTGGTGGAGGACCTGAGCAACTGGTACGTCCGGCGCAACCGCCGCCGCTTCTGGAGCGGCGACGGGCAGGTGGACCACAACGCGTACTCCACCCTGCACTACGCCCTGGTGACCGTCACGCAGCTGACGGCGCCGTTCACGCCGTTTCTCGCCGAGACGCTGTACGGTAATCTCGTGCGTTCCCTGGTGCCGGACGCGCCGGACAGCGTCCACCTGACGCCCTGGCCGACCGTGGACGAAACCCTGTCCGCCCCTGTGCTCGTCGGGGAGATGGACGCCGTGCTTCGCGTCGTGAGCCTCGGCCGCGCCGTGCGTGGGCAGACTGGTCTGCGCCAGCGCCAGCCCCTGCCGAAAGTGATGGTCCGCGCCCGAACGGCCGAGCAGACCCAGGCGCTGGGCCGCTTTGCGGAGCAGATCAAGGAGGAACTGAACGTCAAGGCGGTCGAACTGATTGATCAGTTCACGGAACTCGTCAGTTACCAGTTGCGCCCCAACCTGCCGGTCCTGGGGAAGAAGTTCGGGAAGGCCGTGCCGCAGGTTCGCGCCGCCCTTCAGGCCGCGGACCCCAGCGAGGTCGCCCGTTTCGTCCGGGACGGCAAGCACTTTGAGGTGGTCGCCCCGACCGGCGAACGCTTCGAACTGGGACCCGACGAGGTGCTCGTGGACGCCAGGTCTCCCGAAGGGTTCGCCGCCCAGGAGGAAGCCGGGTACCTCGTGGCGTTCGACACCACCCTGACGCGCGAACTGGAACTCGAAGGCCTGGCGCGTGACCTGGTGCGCGGCGTGCAGGATGCCCGCAAGAAAGCCGGTTTCGAGGTGCAGGACCGCATTGCCCTGCACCTGGACCTGAGTGGCGACGCCCGCGAGGCCGCCGAGGCGTGGCAGGAGTACCTGATGAGCGAGACGCTCGCCGAAACGCTGGTGTTTGGCACAGCCGACGGCTTCGAAGCGTCTCTGGAGGGTGGGCGCGCCTTCCTACAGAAACTGGAAACAGTCAGTCACAACTGA
- a CDS encoding arginine--tRNA ligase, with product MDLKAQLKAAVEAAAAQMGAPLDAAIQDTPASKPGDYGTPAAFQMAKALGANPAQVAQQLAQTVTLPEGISRVEAAGPFLNFFVDVGGFVRNVVTTPFAMPTQGGKVVIEHTSVNPNKELHVGHLRNVVLGDSMARIFRAAGHQVEVQNYIDDTGRQAAESLFAMDHYGRQWDGTQKYDHWLGEGYVRLNADPAKADLESGIREIMHRLEVGALRPLVEQTVKAQLDTCFRIGATYDLLVWESDVVGSGFLAQAMNILEDSRYTTHPTEGKFAGAFVMDVSEFMPGLEEPNVVLRRSDGTAMYVAKDIGYQFWKFGLFEGMKFKPFMQDPEGRAIWTSAPDGQPDLERRFGHAGEVINVIDSRQKHPQMLVKSSLGVAGETEKETRSIHLSYEFVNLNGQTISGRKGITLAVDTALEQAAARGFAELSEKNPDLALREDAQEIARRIGVGALRFAMLRNEPSRAFDFDLDKASSLQGDTAPYIQYAAVRAANILRRAQEAGHATDGTGAAWDALPDVDLILAKQVARLPEVVAQAVKLHSPHGVAQYALDLATSFNAWYNAKDRQGKPATNVLQSPEGLREARLALVARLRRAFEETLDLIGIEIPAAM from the coding sequence ATGGACTTGAAGGCACAACTCAAAGCAGCGGTCGAGGCGGCCGCCGCGCAGATGGGCGCTCCTCTGGACGCTGCCATCCAGGACACCCCGGCCAGCAAACCCGGGGATTACGGCACGCCCGCCGCATTCCAGATGGCCAAGGCGCTCGGCGCGAACCCTGCTCAGGTCGCGCAGCAGCTCGCGCAGACGGTCACGCTGCCGGAAGGAATCAGCCGCGTGGAGGCCGCCGGGCCGTTCCTGAACTTCTTCGTGGATGTGGGCGGCTTCGTGCGCAACGTCGTGACCACTCCGTTCGCGATGCCCACGCAGGGCGGGAAGGTCGTCATTGAGCACACCAGCGTGAACCCCAACAAGGAACTTCACGTGGGGCACCTGCGCAACGTGGTGCTCGGCGACAGCATGGCCCGCATCTTCCGCGCCGCCGGACACCAGGTGGAAGTCCAGAACTACATTGACGACACCGGCCGTCAGGCCGCGGAGAGCCTCTTTGCCATGGACCACTACGGCCGCCAGTGGGACGGCACGCAGAAGTACGATCACTGGCTCGGCGAGGGGTACGTGCGCCTGAACGCCGACCCGGCCAAAGCGGACCTGGAAAGCGGAATCCGCGAGATCATGCACCGGCTGGAAGTGGGCGCGCTGCGGCCCCTGGTGGAACAGACCGTGAAAGCCCAGCTGGACACCTGCTTCCGCATCGGCGCCACGTACGACCTGCTCGTCTGGGAATCCGACGTGGTCGGCAGCGGCTTTCTCGCGCAGGCCATGAACATTCTTGAAGACAGCCGCTACACCACGCACCCCACCGAAGGCAAATTCGCCGGGGCGTTCGTGATGGACGTCAGCGAATTCATGCCCGGCCTGGAAGAACCCAACGTGGTGCTGCGCCGCAGCGACGGCACCGCCATGTACGTCGCCAAGGACATCGGGTACCAGTTCTGGAAGTTCGGGCTGTTCGAAGGCATGAAATTCAAACCGTTCATGCAGGACCCCGAAGGGCGCGCCATCTGGACCAGCGCTCCGGACGGCCAGCCGGACCTGGAACGGCGCTTCGGGCATGCGGGCGAGGTCATCAACGTCATCGACTCCCGCCAGAAGCACCCGCAGATGCTCGTGAAAAGCAGCCTGGGGGTCGCCGGGGAAACGGAGAAGGAGACGCGCAGCATTCACCTCTCCTACGAGTTTGTGAACCTGAATGGGCAGACCATCAGCGGGCGCAAGGGCATCACCCTGGCCGTGGACACTGCGCTGGAGCAGGCGGCCGCGCGCGGCTTTGCGGAACTCAGCGAGAAGAACCCCGACCTCGCCCTGCGTGAGGACGCCCAGGAGATCGCACGGCGCATTGGCGTGGGCGCCCTGCGCTTTGCCATGCTGCGCAACGAACCCAGCCGCGCCTTCGATTTTGACCTGGACAAGGCGAGCAGCCTGCAGGGTGACACGGCGCCGTACATCCAGTACGCCGCCGTGCGCGCCGCGAACATCCTGCGCCGCGCGCAGGAAGCCGGCCACGCCACGGACGGCACGGGAGCCGCGTGGGACGCCCTGCCCGACGTGGACCTGATTCTCGCCAAGCAGGTGGCCCGCCTGCCTGAAGTGGTCGCGCAGGCCGTCAAGCTTCACTCTCCGCACGGCGTCGCGCAGTACGCCCTGGACCTGGCCACCAGTTTCAACGCGTGGTACAACGCCAAGGACAGACAGGGCAAACCGGCCACGAACGTCCTTCAGAGCCCCGAGGGGTTGCGCGAGGCTCGCCTCGCCCTCGTGGCCCGCCTGCGCCGCGCCTTCGAGGAAACCCTGGACCTCATCGGGATCGAGATTCCGGCGGCCATGTAA
- the fsa gene encoding fructose-6-phosphate aldolase, protein MEFFIDTAITEEIREINAWGVLAGVTTNPSLIVASGRDFREVVQEIAGLVGGAISAEVTALDAEAMIREGREVAAWSDHVVVKLPLTPAGLQACRALTDDGIRTNVTLCFSVPQALLAARAGATYISPFAGRVDDIGWDGIDLIRQIKEAYVLGGIETKVLAASIRHPTHVVQAALAGADVATIPYKVFRQMVTHPLTTAGLDGFMKDWAKRAGGEVQK, encoded by the coding sequence ATGGAATTCTTTATCGATACGGCCATCACGGAGGAGATCCGCGAAATCAACGCGTGGGGCGTCCTGGCGGGCGTGACCACCAACCCCAGCCTGATCGTCGCCTCAGGCCGCGACTTCCGTGAGGTTGTGCAGGAGATCGCCGGCCTGGTCGGCGGCGCCATCAGCGCCGAAGTGACCGCGCTCGACGCTGAAGCGATGATCCGCGAAGGCCGCGAGGTGGCCGCGTGGAGCGACCACGTCGTCGTGAAACTGCCCCTCACGCCCGCAGGTCTGCAGGCCTGCCGGGCCCTGACGGACGACGGCATCCGCACGAACGTCACCCTGTGCTTCAGCGTGCCGCAGGCCCTGCTGGCCGCCCGCGCCGGCGCCACGTACATCAGCCCCTTCGCCGGGCGCGTGGATGACATCGGCTGGGACGGCATCGACCTGATCCGGCAGATCAAGGAGGCGTACGTGCTGGGCGGCATTGAGACCAAGGTGCTGGCCGCCAGCATCCGCCATCCCACGCACGTCGTGCAGGCCGCGCTGGCCGGCGCCGATGTCGCCACCATCCCCTACAAGGTGTTCAGGCAGATGGTCACGCACCCCCTGACCACCGCCGGTCTGGACGGCTTCATGAAAGACTGGGCGAAACGAGCCGGAGGTGAGGTCCAGAAGTGA
- a CDS encoding shikimate dehydrogenase — protein sequence MPPSDTPLALIGYPSPAARALRDLGLIAVNVPTGDLRGVLDACRTLQFSGALVHPSQETHALDAVTPDPVARRVGRVDAVSLSGQPRGTFAFSDALTDALDASGYASRGASALILGLDAHDLALALPLARLGFTELGLAAESIPEAERAARDLPAARRAYPLSRRDPSVSAFAARADLLILTAGTMPAGMVQPYHTVIDLTGRASVTGTGASSVDLRDLPLRRLARQLEHATGQRFHPQGLEGALQALA from the coding sequence ATGCCTCCGTCTGACACGCCCCTCGCCCTGATCGGCTACCCCTCCCCGGCCGCACGTGCCCTCCGGGACCTGGGCCTGATCGCCGTGAACGTTCCCACCGGCGACCTGCGGGGCGTGCTGGACGCCTGCCGCACCCTGCAGTTCAGCGGAGCGCTCGTGCATCCCAGCCAGGAGACGCACGCCCTTGACGCCGTCACCCCTGACCCGGTCGCCCGCCGCGTGGGGCGCGTGGACGCCGTGTCCCTCAGCGGCCAGCCGCGCGGCACCTTCGCGTTCAGTGACGCGCTGACTGACGCGCTCGACGCGAGCGGGTACGCGTCGCGCGGCGCGAGCGCCCTGATTCTGGGCCTGGATGCCCACGACCTCGCGCTGGCCCTCCCCCTGGCCCGGCTGGGTTTCACCGAACTGGGTCTCGCGGCCGAAAGCATCCCGGAGGCCGAACGTGCCGCCCGGGACCTGCCCGCGGCGCGCCGCGCCTACCCCCTGAGCCGGCGTGACCCGAGCGTCAGCGCTTTCGCGGCCCGCGCGGACCTGCTGATTCTCACCGCCGGCACCATGCCTGCCGGGATGGTGCAGCCCTATCACACCGTGATCGATCTGACGGGCCGCGCCAGTGTTACCGGGACGGGCGCCAGCAGCGTGGACCTGCGGGACCTGCCGCTGCGCCGCCTTGCCCGGCAACTCGAGCATGCCACCGGTCAACGGTTCCACCCGCAGGGACTGGAGGGGGCCCTGCAGGCCCTGGCCTGA